The following are encoded in a window of Rubellicoccus peritrichatus genomic DNA:
- the pyrR gene encoding bifunctional pyr operon transcriptional regulator/uracil phosphoribosyltransferase PyrR, with translation MTSPSMVEVKEIGAAQISQAFERLASEIAAAHASTDKLVIVGVTNGGIPFGKRLATATSSQIGRDIPFGQINATFHRDDIATKPIPGIKERTSIPLEDMNGATVILADDVIFSGRTIRAAINELFDNGRPDKVELAILCDRGNRKLPIQPEYLGFTEMTDPSQKVRAELDPENPDSDRLVIVEP, from the coding sequence ATGACTTCACCGTCTATGGTTGAAGTAAAAGAAATTGGCGCAGCGCAGATTTCGCAGGCTTTCGAAAGACTGGCCTCGGAAATCGCAGCAGCGCATGCATCCACTGACAAATTGGTCATCGTGGGTGTGACCAATGGTGGTATCCCCTTCGGCAAACGGCTGGCCACTGCAACCTCATCTCAGATAGGGCGCGATATTCCCTTTGGACAGATTAACGCGACTTTTCACCGGGATGACATTGCGACCAAACCTATTCCCGGGATCAAGGAGCGCACATCGATTCCCTTGGAAGACATGAACGGTGCAACCGTCATTCTGGCCGATGATGTCATTTTTTCGGGCAGAACAATCCGCGCGGCCATCAACGAGCTCTTCGACAACGGACGGCCGGACAAAGTGGAATTGGCAATCCTCTGCGATCGTGGCAACAGAAAGCTGCCCATCCAGCCAGAATACCTAGGCTTTACAGAAATGACCGACCCCAGCCAGAAGGTTCGGGCCGAACTGGACCCAGAAAACCCTGATAGCGACCGACTTGTCATCGTCGAACCATGA
- a CDS encoding aspartate carbamoyltransferase catalytic subunit, whose amino-acid sequence MTKPTPWKRKHLTGIEHLEPGELETIFETAESFKATLTRSNKKLPSLRGSTIVNLFMEPSTRTRIAFEIAATRLSADVITVSGNASSLVKGESLRDTAMNIQALNADMIIIRHSAAGSAKYLSEIIDIPVVNAGDGAHEHPTQALLDAFTMREHLGKDLRGKKVTILGDILFSRVARSNIWALTKLGVDLTLAGPSTLVPKEFEKFGVKVSHKLKPALADADAVMLLRIQHERQTSTHFPSLGEYTSMFGLNQLRAGYLKPDAIIMHPGPINRGVELDSKLADSGRSVILEQVTNGIAIRMAVLYLCGSYKDQKKGKA is encoded by the coding sequence ATGACAAAACCTACTCCCTGGAAACGCAAACATCTCACCGGCATCGAACACCTCGAACCGGGCGAACTGGAAACCATTTTTGAAACGGCCGAGTCGTTCAAAGCCACCCTCACCCGTTCCAACAAGAAACTGCCATCCCTTCGAGGCAGCACGATTGTTAATCTCTTCATGGAGCCGAGCACGCGAACGCGTATCGCCTTCGAGATCGCAGCCACCCGTCTGAGTGCCGATGTCATTACGGTATCCGGCAACGCCAGCAGCCTGGTCAAAGGCGAGAGTCTTCGCGATACTGCGATGAACATTCAGGCCCTCAATGCCGACATGATCATCATCCGTCACTCGGCGGCGGGCTCGGCCAAATACCTGAGCGAGATCATTGATATACCAGTGGTCAATGCCGGAGACGGCGCCCATGAACATCCGACACAAGCTCTACTCGACGCCTTCACCATGCGCGAGCATTTGGGCAAGGATCTGCGTGGAAAAAAAGTCACCATTCTGGGCGACATTCTTTTCAGCCGTGTAGCGCGTTCAAATATCTGGGCTCTAACCAAACTCGGCGTCGATCTGACTCTGGCCGGACCCTCGACCCTTGTCCCCAAGGAGTTTGAAAAGTTCGGCGTCAAGGTCTCGCACAAACTCAAACCTGCCCTGGCCGACGCCGACGCTGTCATGCTCCTGCGCATCCAGCACGAGCGCCAAACTTCAACTCACTTCCCTTCTCTCGGTGAATACACCAGTATGTTCGGCTTGAACCAGCTCCGTGCGGGCTATCTCAAACCAGACGCGATCATTATGCACCCCGGCCCAATTAATCGCGGCGTCGAACTGGATTCCAAACTGGCTGATTCCGGTCGCAGTGTCATCCTCGAGCAGGTCACCAACGGCATCGCGATTCGCATGGCCGTCCTTTATCTCTGTGGTTCCTACAAAGACCAAAAGAAAGGGAAAGCATGA
- the thiL gene encoding thiamine-phosphate kinase, which produces MHPFTTEADKAIGAIGEAELIGRIRSWLGPCTPAAPYGMGDDCAVLQKKSNLSAIDPVIYGKHFDDSVSPQDAGAKLLKRNLSDIAAMGGKPNDALLALTPSANLRLDWIEQFIGGLREVAERYGVTIIGGDVAEAPGEAFIAHLTITGFAEKPIPRRGAKTGDTLWVTGSLGGSIIGKHYNFEPRLREGQWLADHGSVRGMIDLTDGLSKDLPQLLPDGAVALLNLDQIPLSYEAHSMAQKSNQVPLYHAFSDGEDYELAFALAAEAEPEAFLKAWKNEFELPLTCIGQISTVSEMSDDRLLNSETQKAISFGNGYEHLFIRP; this is translated from the coding sequence ATGCACCCTTTCACTACAGAAGCAGACAAAGCAATCGGCGCGATTGGAGAAGCCGAATTGATTGGTCGAATCCGTTCATGGCTTGGGCCATGTACGCCAGCTGCTCCCTATGGAATGGGTGATGATTGCGCTGTTCTTCAGAAGAAAAGCAATCTCAGTGCGATTGATCCGGTTATCTATGGGAAACACTTCGACGATTCTGTTTCTCCGCAGGATGCCGGGGCCAAACTGCTCAAACGCAACCTGAGCGATATCGCTGCCATGGGGGGCAAGCCAAACGACGCCTTACTGGCATTGACTCCGTCAGCCAATCTCAGGCTCGACTGGATCGAGCAGTTTATTGGCGGCCTACGGGAAGTTGCTGAACGTTATGGGGTCACCATCATTGGCGGCGATGTTGCCGAAGCTCCGGGAGAGGCCTTCATTGCACACCTGACAATCACCGGTTTTGCCGAAAAACCGATTCCTAGACGTGGAGCCAAAACTGGGGACACACTCTGGGTAACCGGAAGCCTCGGCGGCAGCATTATCGGCAAACACTACAACTTTGAACCGCGCCTCAGGGAGGGGCAGTGGCTGGCAGACCATGGCAGCGTACGTGGGATGATCGACTTGACCGATGGTCTTTCCAAAGACCTACCACAACTCCTGCCAGATGGAGCTGTTGCCCTACTCAATCTGGATCAAATCCCGCTAAGCTATGAAGCGCACTCGATGGCTCAAAAGTCCAATCAAGTCCCCCTCTATCATGCTTTTAGCGATGGCGAAGACTACGAACTGGCCTTTGCCCTGGCGGCTGAAGCTGAACCCGAAGCTTTTCTGAAGGCATGGAAAAACGAATTTGAACTCCCGCTCACTTGCATAGGTCAGATCAGCACAGTCTCAGAGATGTCCGATGATCGCCTTCTTAATAGTGAAACACAGAAAGCGATCAGCTTTGGCAACGGCTACGAGCATCTTTTCATAAGGCCTTGA
- a CDS encoding NAD(P)H-dependent glycerol-3-phosphate dehydrogenase, producing MNFAILGAGAWGTAVAVHLARLGHRVTLAPRRIEHALEIASARENKDYLPGFPLDQNIQIGCELLPVLMEADVAILACPSNGLRDLCQRISTTLDDVWNLEMVITLCKGLERDTLLKPAQVVAEVLPDITCGVLSGPTNAAEVAAGKPTAIVLASEAEEALSREIQHAINGPALRVYRSGDVSGVELGGCLKNIYAIGAGICDGLGLGDNARAAFLTRALHEMVRLGSALGGRSETFYGLSGFGDMVATCTGSWSRNRSFGEAFSSGQSIESLLSERKTVVEGYAATDCFHRIVSQSGKEAPLLNEIHAMLYSGKDPKVAIGDLMNRELKTEH from the coding sequence ATGAATTTTGCTATACTCGGAGCTGGTGCCTGGGGAACTGCTGTTGCGGTTCATCTGGCACGGTTGGGCCATCGTGTTACCCTTGCACCCCGTCGGATTGAGCATGCGCTTGAGATTGCGTCAGCGCGTGAAAATAAGGATTACCTGCCTGGTTTTCCCTTGGACCAGAATATCCAGATTGGCTGCGAATTGTTGCCTGTTCTAATGGAGGCCGATGTTGCGATTTTAGCCTGCCCTTCCAATGGACTGAGGGATCTATGTCAGCGCATTTCCACAACACTGGATGACGTCTGGAATCTCGAAATGGTGATAACGCTTTGCAAGGGGCTTGAGCGTGATACGCTGTTGAAGCCAGCCCAGGTCGTGGCCGAGGTGTTGCCGGACATAACCTGCGGTGTGCTCTCCGGGCCAACCAACGCGGCCGAAGTCGCTGCGGGGAAACCCACTGCGATCGTGCTTGCGAGTGAGGCGGAAGAGGCGCTTTCAAGAGAGATCCAGCATGCGATTAACGGACCGGCCTTACGCGTTTACCGTTCGGGGGATGTTTCCGGAGTGGAATTGGGTGGATGTTTGAAAAACATTTATGCGATAGGTGCCGGAATATGCGATGGGCTTGGACTCGGTGACAACGCCAGAGCCGCGTTCCTGACACGTGCTCTGCACGAAATGGTGCGCCTGGGGAGCGCATTGGGTGGTCGTTCCGAAACTTTTTATGGACTCAGTGGCTTCGGTGACATGGTTGCGACATGTACAGGGTCGTGGAGTCGGAACCGTAGTTTTGGCGAAGCTTTTTCCAGTGGACAATCCATTGAAAGTCTCCTCAGTGAGCGCAAGACAGTGGTCGAAGGTTATGCAGCGACGGATTGTTTCCACCGTATCGTCTCCCAGTCTGGTAAGGAAGCTCCTTTGCTAAACGAAATCCATGCCATGCTTTACTCTGGCAAGGACCCTAAAGTTGCCATTGGCGACCTGATGAATCGCGAATTGAAGACAGAGCACTGA
- a CDS encoding PEP-CTERM sorting domain-containing protein — protein MKKVKKRILTVGKGSVVVLSAQNVQAAIDHVTAPADAFVSLADALPATYNWDIDGDGNFDFQLATDNGIISSTISFKGLQAGNGVQSYNATVTVTPFTVINYVQNFLNTSVNSVNKRLIGPDLVTDRIWNGLGTRKLLIDGLANTSLSANVTTAQTTVGGNFRIDGRGYDNPVHLLAGFRFNGDGPTAQYAWARFEIVGKTDDNEPAVRITEWAYETTPGTAIEAGAIPEPETMAVGLGLLALGAAGLRTWRKRLAK, from the coding sequence ATGAAAAAGGTTAAAAAGAGAATTCTTACAGTCGGCAAGGGGTCAGTCGTCGTATTGAGTGCACAAAACGTACAAGCTGCCATTGATCATGTGACTGCCCCCGCAGACGCCTTCGTTTCACTGGCTGACGCGCTCCCTGCAACCTATAACTGGGATATCGATGGTGACGGCAACTTCGACTTCCAGCTCGCAACAGATAACGGTATCATATCCAGCACAATCAGCTTTAAAGGGCTACAGGCTGGTAATGGTGTTCAAAGTTACAACGCAACCGTTACGGTCACTCCCTTTACCGTAATCAACTACGTCCAGAATTTCCTCAACACCAGCGTCAACTCAGTTAACAAAAGGCTGATTGGTCCGGACTTGGTTACCGATCGCATTTGGAATGGGTTGGGAACTAGAAAACTGCTTATTGATGGGCTTGCGAATACTTCACTCAGTGCAAATGTCACAACTGCACAAACCACGGTTGGTGGCAACTTTCGCATTGATGGTCGCGGCTATGACAATCCCGTGCATCTTCTGGCTGGTTTTCGCTTCAATGGCGACGGTCCAACTGCGCAATACGCCTGGGCACGCTTCGAAATTGTTGGTAAAACCGATGACAATGAACCTGCAGTTCGTATAACAGAGTGGGCCTACGAGACCACACCTGGAACGGCTATTGAGGCTGGTGCCATCCCAGAGCCGGAAACTATGGCAGTTGGACTCGGACTCCTTGCACTGGGAGCTGCTGGCCTGCGCACGTGGCGCAAAAGACTGGCAAAGTAA
- a CDS encoding cytochrome c biogenesis protein ResB, whose amino-acid sequence MNPVFRFFSSLRLTVVLLAFSMVLVFFGTLDQVHWGIHETQKRYFESLYVFWQYPLEWPYGSQLRWFHLPLPGGFLLGGLLVINLACGHFRYFKSSWKKIGIILIHGGVVLLIISGFLISFYQEESQMFLDEGGEPVNFSTDFRNNELVIINREDPTVDRVTSIPQSLLKPGRIIDLPDLPLSIRVEAFSENAGAAIGPNLLKHYEHMQTNPQLPAAQKAEVTSALESLREGDALVLDDEGRVVLNKGDLPLQGFASRMRGVLQEQPLTFEQDKVNIPGAVVTVLSETGPIGSWIVSSGFGENIPAQSFSYDGKNYEIEMRFLQHYYPFWIQLQDFSHDKYPGTEIPVNFSSDIVLKNPTTSEDRKVLIYMNHPLRYAGLTFFQQSFANDDTTSILQIVRNPAWTLPYISVALVGIGMLIHFGISLVNFATKQSKKARGATGTTATT is encoded by the coding sequence ATGAATCCGGTTTTTCGCTTCTTCAGTTCGCTGAGACTGACTGTAGTCCTCCTTGCATTTTCCATGGTGCTGGTTTTCTTCGGCACCCTGGATCAGGTCCACTGGGGCATTCACGAAACCCAGAAACGGTATTTTGAAAGTCTTTATGTTTTTTGGCAATACCCGCTGGAATGGCCGTATGGTTCGCAACTTCGATGGTTTCACTTGCCCCTTCCCGGAGGCTTTCTCCTCGGTGGTCTACTGGTCATCAATCTAGCTTGCGGGCATTTTCGTTATTTCAAATCCAGCTGGAAGAAAATCGGTATTATCCTGATCCATGGCGGAGTCGTGCTCCTTATCATCAGCGGATTTCTTATCTCCTTTTATCAGGAGGAAAGTCAGATGTTTCTCGATGAGGGAGGAGAGCCTGTGAATTTCTCCACTGACTTCCGGAACAACGAGCTAGTCATTATCAACCGTGAAGACCCAACGGTGGATCGCGTGACGAGCATTCCGCAATCGCTGTTGAAACCAGGCAGGATCATCGATCTGCCTGACCTGCCGCTTTCCATTCGTGTCGAAGCTTTTTCCGAAAATGCTGGTGCTGCGATTGGCCCAAACCTTCTCAAGCATTACGAACATATGCAGACCAATCCGCAACTGCCGGCAGCGCAGAAAGCGGAAGTCACTTCAGCCCTTGAGAGTCTGCGTGAAGGTGACGCCCTGGTTCTGGACGATGAAGGCAGAGTTGTTCTGAACAAAGGAGACCTGCCCTTGCAAGGCTTCGCCTCCCGCATGAGAGGTGTCCTCCAGGAACAACCACTCACTTTCGAACAGGACAAAGTAAACATACCGGGAGCGGTGGTTACGGTCCTGAGTGAAACGGGTCCAATCGGCTCATGGATCGTCAGCAGCGGATTCGGAGAAAACATTCCAGCGCAGTCGTTTTCCTACGATGGGAAAAACTATGAAATCGAAATGCGCTTTCTCCAGCACTACTACCCTTTTTGGATTCAACTGCAGGACTTCAGCCACGATAAATACCCGGGCACGGAAATCCCGGTAAATTTCTCCAGCGACATTGTTTTAAAAAATCCCACCACATCTGAAGACCGCAAAGTGCTGATCTATATGAATCATCCACTCCGCTACGCCGGGTTGACTTTTTTCCAACAGTCATTCGCCAACGATGACACCACTTCAATTCTCCAGATTGTCCGAAATCCTGCCTGGACACTGCCCTATATCTCCGTCGCCCTGGTCGGAATCGGCATGTTGATTCACTTCGGCATCAGTCTGGTCAACTTCGCCACCAAGCAATCAAAGAAAGCCCGCGGTGCCACAGGCACTACAGCGACAACATAA
- a CDS encoding MFS transporter, giving the protein MKTGRQRSTTYDNLKIGFDEGLLATPWVYLSLPGGFIMSALLTVHYGIGPGIYGVIASLPSWASALQIVLVPLISRYMDPRDMTLSMSWINLGLWTMLAAVISFLPSEDAVVAGRIFLIFFALAAMSASLIGVGWVSWVSEWVPSRIRGKYFGRRNRFISLITTFFLVVSMLTLDLFKDSILAYQLILISAVICRFFSVLWSHRIVAIDSDAPLIKASFKWTENLAGLRGNTDFKRMVVFGTLVGFWLAAIGPFYPVFVFEQLGWKPSAFAVVTVLATLGGAATMPLWGRMIDRYGCVPSITASLLLWHGPNYYWAFLTPSNDWLLYPMWLWGGSVAGGFFLGTFNLVFKLIPSKSKTAAISLNLAITSVAAGIAPVLVGALLDLATKSGFSVLWSYRIGFLASPTFILLSLLVLLKIKEPSATARSYSLSGSGRLFRQLMQLQGLSFLANATLFTRRRRNGRSRRKDGM; this is encoded by the coding sequence ATGAAGACAGGTCGCCAGCGCAGCACAACTTATGACAATCTGAAGATCGGTTTTGACGAGGGATTACTCGCCACACCTTGGGTCTATCTGTCATTGCCGGGAGGCTTCATCATGTCGGCGCTTTTGACCGTGCATTACGGCATTGGTCCGGGAATTTACGGAGTGATTGCGTCACTGCCTTCCTGGGCAAGTGCCCTGCAGATTGTGCTTGTTCCCTTGATCAGTCGCTACATGGACCCACGTGACATGACCCTCAGCATGTCCTGGATCAATCTTGGGCTTTGGACGATGCTGGCAGCGGTGATTAGTTTTTTGCCTTCGGAAGATGCCGTCGTTGCCGGGCGTATTTTTCTGATCTTTTTTGCCTTGGCCGCTATGTCTGCATCCTTGATTGGTGTTGGCTGGGTCTCGTGGGTTTCCGAGTGGGTGCCATCGAGGATAAGGGGGAAATATTTTGGACGTCGAAATCGTTTCATCAGTTTGATTACAACCTTCTTTCTTGTCGTCTCAATGCTGACGCTTGATTTGTTCAAGGATAGTATCCTGGCGTATCAGTTGATTCTAATCAGTGCTGTCATTTGCCGTTTTTTCTCTGTTCTCTGGTCACATCGTATTGTCGCTATCGATTCTGACGCACCGCTTATCAAGGCCTCCTTCAAGTGGACGGAAAACCTTGCCGGCTTACGGGGTAATACGGACTTCAAGCGTATGGTTGTATTTGGCACATTAGTGGGATTCTGGCTTGCCGCGATAGGACCGTTTTATCCCGTTTTTGTTTTTGAGCAGCTTGGCTGGAAGCCTTCGGCCTTTGCGGTTGTTACTGTCTTAGCGACCTTGGGTGGGGCCGCAACCATGCCACTTTGGGGGCGGATGATTGATCGATACGGATGTGTCCCGTCGATTACAGCTTCGTTGCTCTTATGGCATGGTCCAAACTATTACTGGGCGTTCCTCACACCGAGTAACGACTGGCTGCTTTATCCAATGTGGTTATGGGGCGGTTCCGTGGCTGGTGGCTTTTTTCTGGGGACTTTCAATCTGGTCTTTAAGTTGATTCCATCGAAATCAAAGACGGCTGCCATCAGTTTGAATCTGGCTATCACTTCGGTTGCCGCAGGTATTGCCCCGGTCTTGGTTGGGGCGTTGCTTGATCTGGCCACTAAGAGTGGGTTTTCGGTCCTGTGGAGTTATCGTATAGGCTTTCTTGCTTCGCCTACCTTTATTCTCCTTTCGCTGCTGGTCCTGCTAAAGATCAAAGAGCCATCGGCAACTGCTCGAAGTTACAGCTTGTCTGGTTCAGGGCGCCTTTTCCGTCAATTGATGCAATTGCAGGGATTATCTTTTCTGGCTAATGCCACACTCTTCACTCGCCGCAGGCGCAATGGCAGATCGCGCCGTAAAGATGGAATGTAG
- the panB gene encoding 3-methyl-2-oxobutanoate hydroxymethyltransferase — MPSVKTTTQTLRKLKGQRPIVAVTAYDYITAQLADAAEVDFILVGDSLGNTALGYETTVPVTVDTMLHHTQAVARAKPKAFLMTDIPFAVAGHSCDYVLDVCTRMLQEGGAEAVKIEGGQRRAATCATVARAGIPVMGHIGLKPQDVLQLGGYRKFGKARTERQILIDEAKAWEDAGAFALLLEMVEHSVAEEVTAAVSIPTIGIGAGPKVDGQILVISDLLGLNAGKYPGFAKRYANLRETAVAALSDYRDEVRDGKFPE; from the coding sequence ATGCCTTCCGTGAAAACAACGACCCAGACCTTACGAAAGCTGAAAGGGCAGCGTCCGATTGTCGCTGTCACCGCTTACGACTATATTACGGCTCAACTGGCCGATGCCGCCGAGGTCGATTTCATCCTCGTGGGGGATTCGCTGGGAAATACCGCATTAGGCTACGAAACTACGGTTCCGGTGACCGTCGATACGATGCTTCACCATACCCAGGCGGTTGCACGGGCGAAGCCAAAGGCTTTTCTCATGACCGATATCCCATTTGCCGTGGCCGGGCATTCATGTGATTATGTTTTGGATGTCTGCACACGTATGCTGCAGGAGGGTGGGGCTGAAGCGGTCAAGATCGAGGGCGGACAACGCCGGGCTGCAACCTGTGCTACGGTGGCACGGGCTGGAATCCCCGTGATGGGGCATATTGGACTGAAACCTCAGGATGTGTTGCAACTTGGAGGCTATCGCAAGTTTGGCAAGGCCCGGACCGAGCGTCAGATCCTGATTGATGAGGCCAAAGCCTGGGAAGATGCGGGTGCCTTTGCTTTGTTACTGGAGATGGTTGAACATTCCGTGGCGGAGGAAGTTACGGCTGCAGTTTCTATTCCCACTATCGGCATTGGTGCCGGGCCCAAGGTTGATGGACAGATTCTGGTGATTTCCGATTTGCTGGGTTTAAATGCAGGTAAGTATCCTGGCTTTGCCAAACGCTATGCCAATCTTCGCGAGACTGCCGTTGCCGCCTTGAGTGATTATCGAGACGAAGTGCGGGACGGTAAATTTCCAGAGTAA
- a CDS encoding CPBP family intramembrane glutamic endopeptidase produces the protein MGDEISVPLLLLTAYIWVIILGGLTGLVIDLRKDAKSDCMLLQSWNLSWIDFGLGTWIFVVATILAAPSFAYYALELLDVPVDDLALSSLISGAAFHGIALLLIVLALKRRSTANMKLSPNRLRLPEILKTTALYYFSGIFLTLVFSKIWEVILTYLESLGLAPAVQPQDLVTIFAEGGFGLVSIGLMVLAVVIAPITEELIFRAGIYRFFKGRFSARFALITSSLLFAMMHMNTMSFLPLFLLGMLLCRSYERSGNILVPIGFHALFNANNIFLLLFQAEVEPMLEDMATGMLLMSNIW, from the coding sequence ATGGGTGATGAGATTTCGGTGCCGCTCCTGCTGCTGACAGCCTATATTTGGGTTATTATCCTTGGTGGATTGACTGGACTTGTCATCGACCTGCGCAAGGATGCCAAAAGCGATTGCATGCTCCTGCAAAGCTGGAATCTCAGCTGGATTGACTTCGGCCTGGGCACCTGGATATTTGTTGTCGCAACCATTCTGGCTGCACCAAGTTTTGCCTACTACGCACTGGAGCTGCTTGATGTCCCTGTTGATGATCTGGCTTTGAGTTCTCTGATATCAGGTGCTGCTTTCCACGGAATTGCCCTGCTCCTAATCGTGCTTGCGCTCAAAAGACGAAGCACCGCAAACATGAAGCTGAGCCCCAATCGGTTGCGGCTACCTGAAATTCTAAAGACGACTGCACTGTATTACTTTTCAGGTATTTTTCTGACACTTGTCTTCAGCAAAATCTGGGAGGTGATTCTGACCTACCTCGAGAGTCTTGGGCTTGCACCAGCCGTTCAACCTCAAGACCTCGTAACCATATTTGCCGAGGGTGGCTTTGGCCTTGTTTCGATTGGCCTGATGGTACTTGCCGTTGTCATTGCCCCCATCACGGAAGAGCTGATTTTTCGGGCCGGGATTTATCGATTTTTCAAAGGGCGTTTTTCAGCCCGATTCGCCCTCATCACCAGCTCGCTTCTGTTTGCGATGATGCACATGAACACCATGTCGTTCCTGCCGCTTTTCCTTTTGGGCATGCTTTTATGCCGGAGCTACGAGCGGAGCGGCAACATCCTTGTCCCCATTGGTTTCCATGCACTCTTCAACGCAAACAATATCTTTCTGCTCCTGTTCCAGGCCGAGGTGGAACCAATGCTGGAAGACATGGCAACTGGAATGTTGTTGATGAGTAATATTTGGTAG
- a CDS encoding dihydroorotase produces MSEYLCIKGGRIIDPANDRDEVADLYVKGDKIVGALSESELKEASIVDATGKIVCPGFVDLHTHLREPGDTSKETIGSGTMAAAAGGFTTVVCMPNTKPPADNAGTIQLILDAIERTAVINVLPTGCLTAEREGEKLAPIGSLEKAGVVAVTDGGHCIQNTEIMRRAVEYATMFDLPIFDHCEDASLTDGCVMHEGEWSLKLGLRGMPRAAEDIMVARNAILAEQTGARMHLQHIASASALDVIRWSQKRIEEKQGARLTAEVTPHHLAFTHEHLAGYDTHFKVVPPLRTEDDRQALINGLLDGTIECIATAHAPHTEIQKDHEFDYAPFGMNGLETAFSVCYDVLVKAGHASLNQLIGWMTYKPAAIINRPKGTLSEGSSADFTLIDLEATWEVTEEGFRSLSHNSPWLGQTLPAQVTRTYYRGELVYSLS; encoded by the coding sequence ATGAGCGAATATCTTTGCATCAAAGGCGGCAGAATCATCGATCCCGCCAATGACCGCGACGAAGTCGCCGACCTTTACGTCAAAGGCGACAAAATCGTCGGAGCACTTTCTGAGTCTGAGTTAAAGGAAGCGAGCATTGTTGATGCTACTGGTAAGATCGTATGCCCTGGCTTTGTCGATCTTCACACCCACCTCCGCGAACCTGGCGACACCTCCAAGGAAACAATTGGCTCGGGAACCATGGCTGCTGCAGCAGGCGGTTTCACAACTGTTGTTTGCATGCCAAACACCAAGCCGCCCGCGGACAACGCCGGAACCATTCAGCTGATTCTGGATGCGATCGAACGAACCGCTGTCATTAATGTACTTCCCACCGGTTGCCTGACGGCAGAGCGTGAAGGCGAAAAGCTCGCTCCCATCGGATCACTTGAAAAGGCGGGAGTCGTTGCCGTAACCGATGGAGGACATTGTATCCAGAATACCGAAATCATGCGTCGGGCGGTTGAGTACGCCACGATGTTTGATCTTCCGATTTTTGATCATTGCGAGGACGCAAGTCTCACGGACGGATGTGTGATGCACGAAGGTGAGTGGTCATTGAAACTTGGCCTGAGAGGAATGCCCCGCGCCGCCGAAGATATTATGGTTGCCCGCAACGCTATCCTGGCCGAGCAGACTGGCGCACGCATGCACCTGCAACACATTGCTTCGGCCTCAGCCCTGGATGTCATCCGCTGGTCACAGAAACGCATTGAGGAAAAACAGGGAGCCAGACTGACAGCGGAGGTCACACCCCATCATCTCGCCTTTACTCATGAACATCTGGCAGGTTACGACACACACTTTAAAGTCGTCCCTCCCCTGCGGACAGAAGATGACCGCCAGGCACTGATTAATGGACTGCTTGACGGAACAATTGAGTGCATTGCCACAGCTCACGCACCACACACTGAAATTCAAAAAGACCACGAATTTGATTATGCCCCTTTTGGCATGAATGGTCTGGAGACTGCTTTCTCCGTTTGTTATGACGTTCTGGTCAAAGCAGGACATGCCTCATTAAATCAACTGATTGGCTGGATGACTTATAAACCAGCTGCGATTATCAATCGCCCGAAAGGCACACTCAGCGAAGGCAGCTCTGCCGACTTTACCCTAATCGATCTTGAAGCGACCTGGGAAGTAACGGAAGAAGGTTTCCGAAGCCTTTCCCACAATTCGCCATGGCTGGGACAAACTCTGCCAGCACAAGTCACCCGCACCTATTACCGCGGTGAGCTCGTTTATTCCTTAAGCTAG